The nucleotide sequence cagttttatgacctcctggggcagggtcaaagttgaccccagaggcattatttgaacaaatttggaagaggtttattaggtgtcactacataccaaatttggtagccctaggcccaatggttatggacaacaagatttttaaagttttcacaaaataggccccatataagcgtatgttcagttttgtgaccccgggcagggtcaaatttgacccaaggggcataatttgaacaaacttggtagagaactattacatgtcactacataccaaatttggtagccctatgccttatggttaaggacaagaagagttttaaaaatttcacaaaataggcactatataagcatataattgattttgtggcccccggggcagggtcaaatttgatccctggggcataatttgaacaaactaagtagaggactagacaatgtcactacataccaaattgtgtagccttaggcctaatggttatggacaagattttttttttaagttttcacaaaataggcattatataagcatatgttcaattttgtgacccccggggcagggtcaaatttgatcctagggattaaatttgaacaaattaggccccatataagcctatttgatagccctaggccggatggttatggacaagaagatttttgaagttttcgcaaaataggccttatataagcatatgttcaattttgtggccctcgggacagggtcaaacttgatcccaggggcataatttgaaaaatcttggtagaggactataagatgccactacatactaaatttggtagccctaggccgaatggttatgaacgagaagatttgtaaagttttcacaaaatataccctatataagcatatgttcaattttgtgacccccggggcagggtcaaatttgaccccagggacataatttgaacaaatttggtagaggactattagatgtctatacataccaattttgatagccctaggcccaatggttatggacgggagatgttgaaagttttcacaaaataggccttatataagcaaattttcaattttgtgacccccggggcagagtcaaatttgaccccaggggcataatttgaacaaatttgaaagaggttcaccccaggaacaatCCTaggaaatttcatcagaattggagcAGTAGTtaaggagaagatgtttaaaggaaaagttcatgcacggacgcacgatggacacaggacctttggccagtggagctaaaaatcaaattaaaaatttagttttgatgtaaaatcagtttttatatgcaagtgtctatttcacttataaattaaaacagcatattatacattattgaaaagattattccaagcttgatgtcatatttcaactttgcatagtgtagttaattgaacattgtattgaactgtatgggcagctatatttttaaatttatgtatgttgtattatacaatatgcattatttctaccacaagtagaccatataaggcctactgctactaaataggcactggtatgaatttgacactgtttttgatgctcatacaaaactttaattattacttcactttagtttattaaatattttcaagtttttgttcaacattttttgcaaaagagtgtcttaatgcatttgaaaatatacttaaaacaaactaaaaatgcattttaacacacctttttcctggtaaagtgtatttgggatgataaaaaatacacttgaagagtattagtgctggaaaaatgcagaaaaaaatacatttgtttctgttagaagtgtgtctggtctgcatttttaagtgtattaaatgcacatcaaatgcagataaatacaatgccaaaacggttacatgtattgtaatggacataaaatgcacttgttcttgtaattaaatgctttagtgaattgaaataaccttttataacgttttaacaattaatgatacctttttatataaattttcttttgaaatgtgacacttaattgatttttgcaccactagtaagagatataatttgtgctcataatgctttatcattaaactatataatatcatttgttgtatgaaaattacccgtaaaattcatgtgaaagctcaagagatcaatagcagcgtgctataccctgctcctttttacatgacttgatggtatttagttcccaattctacatggccaagggcaaattaatgtgcagatttgacaaataagtcatatctgggatccaataggcagactttcatattacttgtatttaatttaaatcatgatctgaattgctctttggcaaatcttcgttggtcatagtattcaactgaattttgttcactttgtagtgattatattttcaatatttatcagacaacatctttcttcacaagtttaacatgattgcttggttaatttagaaacaagatcaatgcatcataacataaaatgaaaaaatgtgtaatagtaaaaattgcagcaaaaaagcactagattatctgccttaaatctgagacgttatgttgatgtatagtcgtatataattgtatagtcgcatgcatgagtgttgtcaatgtcacaataccaattaaagcctataatttactaaaacaatttgaagtttgatctgttatatataattatatatatatatatatatatatatatatatatatatatatatatatatatatatatatatatatattgttgaaaagttaacatgcaataagtttactgtaattaagtgacaaatagttttactgatttggttggatgcatatatgcagatatatcatggtttgtgcataggacagtagcaaaaacaagagctgtctccgtaggatgacatacgcccccgataaacgctttgatagaagttatgagcatttttcaaaacctaaacgccgaccctaagttcaaggtcaaaggggtcaaaatttgtgtgtgtgtgggaaggccttgtccatatacacatgcataccaaatatgaatgttacatctgaaccgacatagaagttatgagcattttttcgaaacctaaatgcaaagtgtgacggatagacagacggacagtgcgatcactatatgccctcgtttgggagcataaaaatgtgtttcacattgttttggtaaattagtaatgtagttaaaagaacagaatcatcaattataaagttattgattataaagtgttgctggcatatttgatgcattcatctagctataagaagattcctgttttatccccactggcactgagcgagggttctcaaaatctttaaacaatatgaataagtacatatagggtcgagaaagccttgttgatatgggggctaaacacctgaaatcaaagcgacccaggttaaaggccgaggccaaataaataaaccagaggccgcatgagcctgctatactctgaacaagtattgtttcttctcagaaaactggcttaagtgtcttactaagctttagactttgagtttcagtgcaatctatctaaaataaattggttaaattaaataataatttgtaaaaaataaacattctgcacaaattcaattatttactttacctgtgtgcatgaatcatttcagtcttgatggttagtgaactatgtcaaaagcaccatagctatgaaacacttgtattttgaatattgcaatgttccacagaaatgatgctgatgagtgatgataattctacacgatcatgacatgaaaaatgatgaattagtagatatatttctaaattccatttccaccaacaattcggttattccactaccagttcacatgcttcgtacacagttgaaaataacactattccgctcaacaaccgtgacacatgtactcaatttttcaacttttctcaattaaaattgtcttctactgttattgttgttgttgtacttttgaaagtagttcgaaagatggcgactataaacccagagattgatttatgaaataaatcgtctgctgatccagagtggttcTCTACAAACAAAATTACTTTTAAAGAATCAACTAATTGCAAATCTGCAACACATATTGTAAGATAGCCTGAAACTAATTAACAAAAACACATGAACGTGTTTGAACTTTGACATTAAAGggtcttttcatgttttggtaaattgacaacattgagaaaatgtttcagattcgcaaagtttcgttgtagttatgatatttgtgaggaaacagtaatactgaacatttaccatgctctaaaatatccattatatgcatcttttgacgatttaaacacatgaaaattataaagcgttgcaatgcgaaatgATTGAAAATTtttagagttctgttgttgtcgttatattttgggatacttcGAGGATtttttatacaatgtataaaatgtatcactcattgtatgagcatgaatggccgagtggtctaagcgatagacttactccaagggtcagtagttcgagcccggttgagggttactttttgtttctttcttttattttattcgtgTTCTTTACTGGGGCTTTTTAGATCCAACgttcaaatttatcaatataaagtatttaatgacaaacttcaatacaagccaaaatctgtgaaaagtcccctttaaagtGTGACATGGACCACAGCGCCGGACTTGCGCGTGACATGCTTGCTGTTTATGGTTAACATTTGTGGCAAGTAAATAAGTGACAGACCGGAGAAGATCATCTATGCCCAAATTTAAATTATACCTTATAATTCCAGACGCACACTCGCTAGCATTTAACCACACTTGATCATTCAGATGTATCAAACTTTCCACAAGCGTgatctataaaaaaacaacaactcaagACCATCCTTGTAGAAAACTTTTTTGTAATTGCTACTTATACAGTAAGCGCAAAACATCTGCGAAAACCTCTCGTCATACTATATTTAATTACAATCAATTATTGTAAGTGTATATACATACGTATCAACTGTACAACCTCAGTCAAAATAGCATACTTACGTTCTTTCACTACACCTAAAGACATGCTAttgtataacatttattttgtgcaCGCATGGTGAATGCCATAAGTATTTATAAAACCACATAAAATTAAGTACACAAATCATGGGATGGTTTATGTTCGTTGTAGATATGTGTAGTATATAACTATCTGCTAAATTTCAAGTGTTCAATTACAAATATCCATGCACAGAACCACACAATGGGCATCACACATGCTAAGCGGCAAGTTAATTATTAACTCCAAAGACCAAGACAAAAATTCTTAAGTAAGCAAGCACTCACGATCAAGAAATAAGATACTTGGTCTAAGCGTCCAAAAATATTGGTTCCAGAGTGAAACTAACCACTATTATGTCGCTGCCGCAGAAAACACATCTGCACATAATTAAAGCTGTCGAGATATTCAAAGTTAACAGAAATTTCATTAAATGTCATATCCGGCATTAGTGGGCCGCTCAATGGATGCTTCCTCCATAATTATCCCTTGATTTCTATCACCCACATACACAGGGTTGGCAACTCCCGCCGACGTTACTGCCGACGCCCCAGAGTCCTCAATCTCACTGTTCAACTTGGACTTCGAGAAATGGGCCTTAAGTTTTGATAGAGTTACACGACCATCTGCCCCCGACTGGTTAATCACGGGATCAGGGTCGTTTGCGTCGTTGTGTACTAGCACTTTCTTGATCTCCCCTTTCGGTCGGGTCCGGCGGTATATGATCACGCCACCGACGACGATGACCGCTATGAGTACAGCAATGATGGTGACCGTCACCCCTATGATAACACCGGAGCCACTTTGTTCCGCCTCTGAGCGACGAAGTTCTTCCTTAACCAAACCATTATCTGCAACCTTTGTGCGACCAACTCCCTCTGGACCCACGGTGATTGGAAGAACACGGGTGTAGTTACCTGTGACAACAAATGTTCTATTTAACAAATGTATTACAAATGACAGATTGAACAGGTTTTATGTCATTTCACATTTTCCCCGTGCATTCATTTAGTTTTATTGATTTAGTTTTTCACTATATTTACAAACTTAATAACTGTATTattcattaataatttaaatttccTAAAAATAAACTGCATTCAGCATGCTGCGTTACATGTCACAAAACTGTGtgtaattaaaacatactaaaGCAAATgagacaaattaaaaacaaaaaaaatatgtcataGTATCTCTACCTCTTTAGTATACCccgtatatttaatattattttaatgtgacGTTTATATGAATAAACCGGCAGTCTAAATGAGAATTACCTTTGCAGTAGACTCCGGCGTCTTCGCCGTGGTTACAGTTCTGCACGGCAAAGCTGTTGTGAGGACACTGCCGGATGTGAGTCTCGTTCCCCGTGCAGCGCACATTGTCCAACCACACAGGACCATTGCCTCTGCCAAATTGGGCTCCTGCAAATGCGTACACGGAAAAATTAGTGGCCACAAAAGTCTGGAAAATAGCTTTATATTCCAATCTTATCTGAAAACACTATAGTCAGATAGGCACCCCATAACCTTGCTAAAATATAAGcagcattattattatcaatatcaataacaccaccaacaacaccaattgtttataaacatgtattcattttcaattatgcaaatattttattatttgcgCCGCGTTCTaaagaaactgggcttaatatatGAGCGTTTCAACGATCACtttaataaaagcggaaagtgtcatccctcattAGCCTTCACGTGCTATTCTGCTACGACACTTTACAAACGTGCATTACGTCCGGTTTTACCAGAACGATGCTCAAAGCATTAaagaaacaagaggcccatgagggcctgaatcgctctactgctataaacactttGCAactttggaaagaataagatggaaactgtgtacttaatcgcgctaacaaggagaattttctcaaattcaaggggagattattttgtacttatttctccgatactgctcatattcaatagggttcaagtcctcattgatattcgggattttcgtaactaagaagttgtctcccattcggggaGGTATCACGAGTAtaccgggtaaaaagcggtccgtctaaaatgcgtatatgactcatatatgtaatacatgtattatataaacattatgtaaacttatacaacaaaacatatgtggtgtcggcgtggttatattgtttgtggtgtgtagccctaaaacaatcttctggcacttcgtcatgttcgcggatatgaatttagagttggaaaaatgataatgtctattaaattgttatattttgagacaatactaacatatttaacacaaattgtgtattttttgtattaaacattgaaataaacattgcagaaaaagtgtcgatgtTGCCTGTAATtattcatatccgcacttttctgtcatatccgcggatatgagtcatatacttATTTtagaccgctttttacccgggatactcgtgataccttcccgaataGTTACGAAAATACCGAATTGTCTGTTAACTCGCTCTCAGTAGATGAATGCTGgcgtttgttcatgatttcacaacTATCACGGGATTAACGGGACAGTATTCACAATAAACCCTTAAACACTCTGGTTCACTTTAGCTACTGTCACGGTGAACTATTTACATGTTTATTGATGCGTCACGGAGGCGCCAGACAATGACAATCACAATCACAATGACCTTATGTGTGTATACACATCTTATGTCAATATCCAGGGTCTTTCTCACACCCCTACCGTCAATAGAAAAATACAAAAGCTTTAGGAAAGGCCTTCTCAAAGTCACAAAcctcgttttatttttttacattttaaattgatgctcACTCAAAACCGGAAGCGGATTGTCTTCATtataaaacttagtcagaaaattggaagtattgattttttcagacaagttggaaattggtactgataggtggggcaaaaatggccgccatggggtggAGCAATTTTCTCTTttcgtttataatgtaaacatgtaaaaattctagaagttgcatttttagcccaatcttcatgaactttggtcaaagcgCATGTTTCCTTGATACTTTTGTAGTGTAAAATGGTTCTTGTCAATTAGTATTAAAAACCAGATCgggtaatttttttatatatgcttatattaaatattttggaagatcttaacctcgacttgaagtcagccttcgtcatataaatgttctgaattagatgcacacgagtttaactcgtctttaatttcatctcattccctcaggtgagcgacccagtgcctcttagccctcttatttgtgttacttgtttttgttgtttaaggacatatcactttctgaaatagtcagaagtggttaaagtaatgtcaaataataattcctcatattagcattctatattaagtttggaacgatatgcagaactaaaatatCATATAATTCAGTGATACGTGAACCAGtcctaatgaaatctttcaaaaagagtaaataatcacatcttttcaccttataaaccactttcttcttgtgcgttgtaagtccttatttatttttatttttttgttcataaatccattgacaccagctggaacctacactactgtagaagataatgttagagtatgattaaatataacacactaaaaacactgaaaaacaagatcatttttgtaagaaaaaaatgtaaacaccttaagtctaaaaatagttgggaaaagtatggttgaccaggatgacaaatattaatttgattgaaacttttggaaacagtgtaaaatatcactATAACAAATTCATACGGCATTATCTTTATAGTATTAACATACGCTATAAAATGAAAGGgtttttattaacatgttttcaatatttatgtatctctcatataatatttttttttaattataatttctggcccaccatactttttaatttcccccaccactatagtggtggggacatattgtttttttgcgctgtctgttggtttgtttgtttgcgttaaactttaacatttgccatgacttttgcaatattgaagatagcaacttgatatttggcatgcatgtgtatctcatggagctgcacattttgagcagtgaaaggtcaaggttatccttcaagacCAAAGGTCATATATacagcttcaaagcggcgcagaaggggacatagtgtttctgacaaacacatttttgctcaagtgtactatttttttactctagttgtttacatttttttcttgcacaaaagtatccctttttcagtgtttctagtgtgtaatatttaataatactctaccattatctactacagtagtgtaggttccagttggtgtcaatggatttatgaacaaaacaagaaaataaggacttccaaagcccaagaagaaagtggtttataaggtgaaaacatattattatttactctttttgaaagatttcattagaactggttcatgtatgaCTGAAgcataatgttattttaattgtgcacattgttccaaacttcataatacaatgttaatataaggaattatatttttacattactccactcacttctgaccatttcagaaagtgatatgtccttaactctgttttcatttgtcttacttttctgaataaatactgaagaacagtttgaaactcataagcggttatgttgttttataaatcatctttttaaatttgatgcTCGTAtattaatgctcaccattatgtatctgcttgatacttcactgcagctattaaagtgttatcttgaacgcgctttccggtcttttaaatgtaaaatgtttagttatctctagttgaaaatgtgcatgctttgtgtgaggaactaatttgcataaagccgaattaaataccaaaactaacctacttacatcgatgaagcaaagaaagagcgtttcaattcttatacatgcaTGTACGATTATCATTcggcatatgttttcaatggtttggctataagacaatataatttgggatttattcgtgcatggATTTAGTAGGCGCCCCTTTTACAATACACAGTTTTGACTGTATgcatgtcgcacatggcataattaaaCCAAGTTGTCCAatgctcgatttcctcgtgcgcttcgtggaggcaactcgcttcattgaatattaaatcccagtcaaatgatatactatagccaatcagaataatgtacactagtgaaacatagggcaagtgtaattatgtaataaactgcaagaaaaataaaatgttattaaagtcaATCGTTTCTTAaatattcgccgtgcatttttgtcgttttacaatgatgactgcacatagaattggcgattaaatgcataattcgctttcaataatccagttgagtatatatatatatatatagggtcataccatagaccgatctagtcaaagggttcgtgtatcacaactcatataaaactataccggctcgtaaacaaatatttcaaattattgaaaatattttgataagtaaTGTGCGATATGGACAtattatggaaataaaagcaaactacaaccttacttgctttgaagactgttcatgttttggtattattgacacaactgagtaggtgatttcgctttagtgcaaattttgacggacaatgaagaaagaccgatcacattaactagccctaaaattgatctacaaataacccaattttgtgtcacatttgaataatttttcatttcctcaaaaacgaattatttgaccattcaaaaaaaatctaattgcagtatgaacatttatttcaaacatgtactatatacactggagtttcaggaacagaaaatcaagtaagaaaatacaaaataaacatatcatatatttgcgacagtgttaatattaaatataagatttacaatagtcgtttcgtttaatatattgaagtttgaaataaaatgtaaataaatcttttaaataaaccatattttcaaaggaaCATTCTACAATTTACgcggatttcataactaaatgaccgccatggtTTCAAACATTTAGTAAcatttcattcattcttttgcaatctaacaatgaaatgaagattattgtgaatctgttttttccaagtttgcaatgtctgtaaatgtgtacaacaatatgagtgaatatactttagcaaacaaaataacaacgttttactacttcaagatcaattccaataacaagaatatcaatatgtgttgcttatcgaaacattgtaaataaaactcgaaacgaaacttCCACTAAGTTTGTGTCCCAGTTTGTTTTCCTGCTACACGTTTGACTATTGGTTCCGTGCTATAAAAATGGATACAAGGTTTATCCCCAAGTGGTACAGCCGAAGGCCTACTCTTTTGCTTGTCTATTCTCTTTCTCTAcaactattaacccatttatgcctagcgtctagaataaaaggccttggcaaacagcgtagacacagacgagacgccgcatgatgcggcgtctcatcagggtctgtgctgtttgcttaaaggaatttctgtaagaaatattgtaaatatagaaataaatatactagacatccctaattttggaattcaatttatccaatttaaaaggatgggagagtccactatgcataaatgggttaatgggaattaaaaacacaatttacggAAAGCTGCATCGTCAGGAGAAAATATGCATGCTGCCATAATATTTGACTTCGAAGACTTCTAAATAATTTGTTAATGCTAGTTCAATATTATGTGCAATTACTGACCAGTTGGAACAAAACTTTGCGGAAAAGTTCAAATCCGAAAAAGcgttaatacaaatatatatttctcCTTCAATTACTTTTCACAGGGTTATGGGacatgtttaattattataaagtgtaaCATTCTTTATTTGCTAGCTCGATCCATTTTGCCCCTCTGAACCGATAACACCCATTCAAATCTTAGCCTGCAGATGAATTACCCAATACCAATATTATGTTCTGTTTCATTGATAGACCGCAGAGCTAGTTTTtagttaagaaatatatatttgtttattgtttttatccagctttttgtttttatacatgtgcacatataatttgaataatacttatatatatttttatcattaaatattGAGTTAAAGTGCCAAAACCAACGTATTTTGGATAGCGTCCATTTCCTGATGTCCttgttataaatgtgttttgTCGCACGTCGTTTATTCAACCAAGAAAATACAAAAACAGCTatactatatatttataaaaatgtttataaccATTTGCACTTATACAGTTACTTCATGTAAGGTAATAATTCATATTAAAGGGAAACAAGTGCACACAACTAGACATGATTAGGTACATAAAATATGATTTACAATTGTATAATTTCACACGAAAAAAACATATGctacatattaaaataataaatgttggGGAGAAGAAAAATGTCTTGCTTTGACCTGGGTCTATCGAGGACAAATCATATGATGCGTTAAGATACAATCTGTAGTCTTTAGAGGTATAATGAGTActctaaaataaataatcaaagtactgacagaacTGATGTtatgatgcttttgaagaggatggatataaaagcatcaatttaagtttatctacatcaccataattgtgtatgtgggaacgaaaattttggctacgaaaaaaattggtacggaaaatttgggtacaaaaattatgccaaaaaatattgggtacgaaaaataaatttggttacgaaataaaattgggtaggaaaaaaaaattgggtacgaaaaaaaatttggatacgaaaaaagaatttgggtatgaaaaacatattgggtacgaaaattttgtttgggggtacggggaagtagtatccgttgggaacttgacccattcagcgaaactgggaggcggattacattctcgatcaaatataacaagaaatatctttaaaaagattttcgacgtgtattttatgtaccacttatcttaaaaaacgttatgttacagtaaaatgtttgtgggttataacattacgttatgcagcagatatattcaaaacttgacatgcactttaattacaccatgctctttaatttcacatgtatatcataccaaactttatatttcgttgtttcctttgctTAGTTAATGATGTTATGCGTGCGGACGTGATTTCAcgtgcccatgtgcatgaacatatatttttttctcttcgattattgttttttctctaattcaataagcttaggaaTTTTTGTTCGTTAAGTATATTTCGCacgtgtgtgtttcagagtttatttacaggttctactggcctcttcacgaggttacggtagcccgacctg is from Dreissena polymorpha isolate Duluth1 chromosome 14, UMN_Dpol_1.0, whole genome shotgun sequence and encodes:
- the LOC127859022 gene encoding uncharacterized protein LOC127859022, which gives rise to MCAARGTRLTSGSVLTTALPCRTVTTAKTPESTAKGVGRTKVADNGLVKEELRRSEAEQSGSGVIIGVTVTIIAVLIAVIVVGGVIIYRRTRPKGEIKKVLVHNDANDPDPVINQSGADGRVTLSKLKAHFSKSKLNSEIEDSGASAVTSAGVANPVYVGDRNQGIIMEEASIERPTNAGYDI